TTGGCTGCCTGCTCCTCGGCCTGTTGGCGCCGTTTCGTTCGCAGGCTGTCCGCGTGGACGCGGAGGGCTCGACCGATGCTCGTTCCCATCTTCTCCGCCTGGACCAGCACCACGATCAGGGACGACAGCTCGGTCAACTCCACCCGCTCCTTCAGCGCCAGGAGGGCCTCAGACCGCGGCCGGCCAGCCCGCGTGTCGTGGTGGACGATCTGGAGCTCCTCGCTGAGCGCCTGTTTTGTGAACTGCCGTTCCTGCGCCACGCGCTGGATCGTCGCGTCGAGGCCGAGCCCGGCCTCGACACACACCACCATCAGGTCAAGGGCATTCGGGAGCGCGTCGGTGATCTCCTCTTGCCTCGACTTGACGTGCCGAAGCAACCACCAATGGGGCACGAAGAGACCCGCCCCCACCGACACGAGGACGACGGCCAGCCCGCGGACTCCGTTCCACGCCATGAGATGCGGCGCGATGAGCAGGGCCGCGGCGGCCAACAGCCCCGCCAGCAGGACTCGGCACCCCCGGAAGATGAAGACCGCGTTCGCCCTGCGGTGTCCGGCCTGCACCAAGAGCTTCCGCCACGTCGATTGAGCTTCCGGATCCGGGGGCGTCAGCGTCCGTCCAAGCCACTCGACGAGCCGCTCGATTCGACCGACGAGATGGCGTCGGCTCCCCGTCGACGTCGGGTGCACGGGCCCTGGATTCGCGGGGATTGCGCCGACCTCTCGAAGCCGGGTGACGTGCGCCTCGGGCGCGGGGATCAGCAACGCCAGGACGACCGCCACGCCCAGCGCCGTCCCGATCAAGGTGAACGCGACCGCGAGGAGAATCACCATGCGCCTACCGTCAGATCTTGATGGTCATGATCCGCTTCATGACGAAGAACCCGAGGACCTGCATCACCACGGCGGCCGCCATCAGGGTTCGCCCAAGCTCCTCTTTGAACAGGACCATGATCAGGTCCGGGCGAAGGAGATAGATCATCACCCCGATGGCCAACGGCAGGGCGCCGATGATCCGGCCGGTGAGCCGGTGCTCGGCCGACAGCGCCCGGATCTGCCCGAGCAACCTGTAGCGCTCGCGAATTGTGCGGCTCGCGTTTTCGAGGATCTCGGTCAGGTTGCCGCCCACCTCGCGCTGAATCAGCACTGCCGTCGCGAACAAGTTGAAGTCCAGGTTGTCCACCCGGGCCGCATGGGCCTGGAACGCCTCCCGGAGGCTGTGCCCCAGGCGGAGGGCTTCAAAGGTCATCCGGAACTCCGTCGCCGCCGGCTCAGGCATCTCCCGGGCCACCGCCTGGAGCCCCTGCATGAATGACTGGCCCGCCTGGAGCGCCCGGGTCAGCACGTCGAGGGCATCGGGGAGCTGTTCGGCGTAGCGGCTCAAACGGGCCCGCCGCCGCCGGAGCACGTAGAGGGCCGGGACGCCGCCAATGGCGCCCGTCGCGAGGATGGACCAGAACCACGACGAGGTCAGCAGCCAGGCCAGCTGGCCACCGAGGATCGCCAGGAGCAGGATCACGCCGAGCACCATGCCCACCGGCTGAGAGATCTCCGCCTGATCGAGGCGTTGCCTGAGCGTGCTCGCCAGGGGTACGCGACTCAGCCAACGGTGGAGCACGGGAACGGAGCTCATCGTCTCGTCGCGAAATACGCGCAGAATCGGGCCGCGTTTGCCCGACGGGCTGAGCCGCTCACGCACCAGTCGGAGGGGAGACCGCCGAATGCCCTCCCACACCGACGCGCCGCCCAAGATCATCAGCACGGCGGCCAGGAAGGCCAGCCCCATCGCCGCGGGGAGCATCGCCTACTCGGGAGCGTCCAGGCCGTCCTCGAACAGGTCGCCCGGCAGCGCAATGCCGGCCGCGCGCAGGCGGTCGGCGAACTTCGGCCGGATTCCCGTGGCCCTGTGGCGCCCGACCACCATCCCCAGCTCGTTGATCCCCTCCTTGTCAAAGGCAAAGATATCCTGCGTCGTGATGACGTTGCCTTCCATCCCCACGATCTCGGACACGGTCATGATCTTTCGTGTCC
This window of the Candidatus Rokuibacteriota bacterium genome carries:
- a CDS encoding type II secretion system F family protein — its product is MVILLAVAFTLIGTALGVAVVLALLIPAPEAHVTRLREVGAIPANPGPVHPTSTGSRRHLVGRIERLVEWLGRTLTPPDPEAQSTWRKLLVQAGHRRANAVFIFRGCRVLLAGLLAAAALLIAPHLMAWNGVRGLAVVLVSVGAGLFVPHWWLLRHVKSRQEEITDALPNALDLMVVCVEAGLGLDATIQRVAQERQFTKQALSEELQIVHHDTRAGRPRSEALLALKERVELTELSSLIVVLVQAEKMGTSIGRALRVHADSLRTKRRQQAEEQAAKIPVKMVFPLVLLIFPATLLVLLGPSYITIFKALNAIAR
- a CDS encoding type II secretion system F family protein; this encodes MLPAAMGLAFLAAVLMILGGASVWEGIRRSPLRLVRERLSPSGKRGPILRVFRDETMSSVPVLHRWLSRVPLASTLRQRLDQAEISQPVGMVLGVILLLAILGGQLAWLLTSSWFWSILATGAIGGVPALYVLRRRRARLSRYAEQLPDALDVLTRALQAGQSFMQGLQAVAREMPEPAATEFRMTFEALRLGHSLREAFQAHAARVDNLDFNLFATAVLIQREVGGNLTEILENASRTIRERYRLLGQIRALSAEHRLTGRIIGALPLAIGVMIYLLRPDLIMVLFKEELGRTLMAAAVVMQVLGFFVMKRIMTIKI